One segment of Amycolatopsis alba DSM 44262 DNA contains the following:
- a CDS encoding MCE family protein — protein sequence MRSVAGPAIKGLIFFVITAVATGILAITIANSGVGTTVGYTARFTDATSVNPGDEVRMSGVRIGQVESIGVVERRLADVRFSIENKRRLTAGATVTIRYRNLVGQRYLSIDPGPDGPGALDEGALIPPERTKPALDLTALFNGFKPLFQALSPNDVNQLSFEIVQVLQGEGSTIDSLLEHTASLTNTLAGKDEVIGQVVGNLNTVLDTLNSQGDQFDKLVDVTAQLVSGLAGDAEPIGQAIGGLGELTTSTAGLLQEGRAPLKASIDTLGDLSKNLADNTPVFEQFLANLPKKLDRMGAMVSYGSWFNFYLCSVKSDAPPAPGGPPVGIPLTQGRCR from the coding sequence ATGAGGAGCGTCGCGGGCCCGGCGATCAAGGGCCTGATCTTCTTCGTGATCACCGCGGTGGCGACCGGGATCCTGGCGATCACCATCGCCAACTCCGGGGTCGGCACGACGGTCGGCTACACCGCCAGATTCACCGACGCGACGTCGGTCAACCCCGGCGACGAGGTCCGGATGTCCGGTGTCCGGATCGGCCAGGTGGAGTCCATCGGCGTGGTCGAACGGCGGCTGGCCGACGTGCGGTTCTCCATCGAGAACAAGCGCCGTCTCACCGCGGGCGCCACGGTCACCATCAGGTACCGCAACCTCGTCGGCCAGCGCTATCTCTCGATCGACCCCGGTCCGGACGGGCCGGGGGCACTGGACGAGGGCGCGCTGATCCCGCCGGAGCGCACGAAGCCGGCGCTGGATCTCACCGCGTTGTTCAACGGGTTCAAACCGCTGTTCCAGGCGCTGTCGCCGAATGACGTCAACCAGCTGTCGTTCGAGATCGTCCAGGTGCTGCAGGGGGAGGGAAGCACCATCGACAGCCTGCTGGAGCACACCGCGTCGCTCACGAACACCCTGGCGGGCAAGGACGAGGTGATCGGCCAGGTGGTCGGGAACCTCAACACGGTGCTCGACACGCTGAACTCCCAGGGCGATCAGTTCGACAAACTCGTCGACGTCACCGCGCAACTCGTCTCCGGGCTGGCCGGTGACGCTGAGCCCATCGGGCAGGCGATCGGCGGGCTCGGCGAGCTGACCACGTCCACCGCGGGGCTGCTCCAGGAAGGCCGGGCGCCGTTGAAGGCCAGTATCGACACCCTCGGCGACCTGTCGAAGAACCTCGCCGACAACACGCCGGTGTTCGAGCAGTTCCTGGCGAACCTGCCGAAGAAGCTGGACCGCATGGGCGCGATGGTCTCGTACGGCTCGTGGTTCAACTTCTACCTGTGCTCGGTCAAATCGGACGCGCCACCCGCCCCCGGCGGCCCACCGGTCGGTATCCCGCTGACGCAGGGACGGTGCCGGTGA
- a CDS encoding MlaE family ABC transporter permease, with translation MTNPVALLARAPEKAAAGLREFGRMCAMGLDVILAMFRRPVQIREFIQQFWFIASVSITPAILVSIPFGAVISLQLGSLTSQIGAQQFNGAASVLAVVQQASPIVTTLIIAGAGGSAICADLGARSIREEIDAMEVLGVSPIHRLIVPRVQAAIGVSVLLNGLVSVVGVLGGYFFNVIVQGGTPGAYLASFNALAQLPDLVVSSIKAFIFGFLAGVVAAYRGLNPRGGPKGVGDVVNQSVVITFLLLFFVNTVLTALYLQLVPAKGT, from the coding sequence ATGACCAATCCCGTCGCCCTGCTCGCCCGCGCGCCGGAAAAGGCCGCCGCGGGGTTGCGCGAATTCGGCCGCATGTGCGCCATGGGGCTTGACGTCATCCTCGCGATGTTCCGCCGCCCGGTGCAGATCCGCGAGTTCATCCAGCAGTTCTGGTTCATCGCCAGTGTGTCGATCACCCCGGCGATCCTCGTGTCGATCCCGTTCGGCGCGGTCATCTCGCTGCAACTCGGCTCGCTCACGAGCCAGATCGGCGCGCAGCAGTTCAACGGCGCCGCGAGCGTCCTGGCCGTCGTGCAGCAGGCCAGCCCGATCGTGACGACGCTGATCATCGCGGGCGCGGGCGGTTCGGCGATCTGCGCGGACCTCGGCGCCCGCTCCATCCGCGAGGAGATCGACGCGATGGAGGTGCTCGGCGTCTCGCCGATCCACCGGCTGATCGTCCCGCGTGTCCAGGCGGCCATCGGGGTTTCCGTGCTGCTCAACGGTTTGGTCAGCGTGGTCGGCGTGCTCGGCGGCTACTTCTTCAACGTCATCGTGCAGGGCGGGACACCGGGCGCGTACCTCGCGAGCTTCAACGCGCTGGCCCAGCTGCCCGACCTCGTCGTCAGCTCGATCAAGGCGTTCATCTTCGGTTTCCTCGCCGGTGTCGTCGCGGCCTACCGCGGGCTGAACCCCAGAGGCGGTCCCAAAGGCGTCGGTGACGTCGTCAACCAGTCGGTGGTGATCACGTTCCTGCTCCTGTTCTTCGTCAACACGGTCCTGACCGCGCTGTACCTTCAGCTCGTCCCCGCGAAGGGAACCTGA
- a CDS encoding glycosyltransferase gives MSRFLLVVPPLTGHVAPLRAVAAELVGRGHDVAWCGPEPTTSELTRAGRVYPAGDALEFAVERRPEGLRGFAALKFLWEQYLVPLADGMVHGVEKAVAAFRPDVVIADQQAFAGALVASRRALPWVTSASTSTELGDPLAAMPKIAAWVDKLQGDLRTRHKVSCGDLRFSPDLVLAFTTVSLTGPIADDGAVRFVGPALAPAPPVGFSWDRLDGRPLVLATLGTANAALGRRFLSECVDALAGMPEVQGLVVDPTGELLSETVLTARRIPQADVVRKAAAVICHGGHNTVSETLASGLPLVIAPIRDDQSMLAQQVEAAGAGLRLRFDRVKAPDIRATVTEVLTEPAYVAAAARVRASFAAAGGVVAAVDHLESLPR, from the coding sequence ATGAGCCGCTTCCTGCTGGTCGTCCCACCGCTCACCGGACATGTGGCACCGTTGCGCGCGGTCGCCGCCGAACTGGTGGGGCGAGGTCACGACGTCGCGTGGTGCGGCCCGGAACCCACGACGTCCGAGCTGACGCGGGCGGGCCGGGTGTACCCGGCCGGGGACGCGCTGGAGTTCGCCGTCGAGCGGCGTCCCGAGGGGCTGCGCGGGTTCGCGGCGCTGAAGTTCCTGTGGGAGCAGTACCTGGTCCCGCTCGCGGACGGGATGGTCCACGGGGTCGAGAAGGCGGTGGCCGCGTTCCGTCCCGACGTCGTCATCGCCGATCAGCAGGCCTTCGCGGGAGCCCTGGTGGCGAGCCGCCGCGCCCTGCCCTGGGTGACGTCCGCGTCGACGTCCACCGAACTCGGCGATCCGCTGGCGGCCATGCCGAAGATCGCCGCCTGGGTGGACAAGCTGCAGGGAGATCTCCGTACACGGCACAAGGTGTCCTGCGGCGACCTGCGGTTCTCCCCGGACCTCGTCCTGGCCTTCACCACCGTGTCCCTGACCGGTCCGATCGCCGACGACGGCGCTGTCCGGTTCGTCGGCCCGGCGCTGGCTCCCGCGCCCCCGGTGGGTTTCTCGTGGGACCGGCTCGACGGCCGCCCGCTCGTCCTCGCCACCCTCGGCACCGCCAACGCCGCCCTCGGCCGCCGCTTCCTGTCCGAATGCGTCGACGCGCTCGCCGGGATGCCCGAGGTCCAGGGGCTGGTCGTCGACCCCACCGGCGAACTGCTCAGCGAAACAGTGCTGACGGCCAGACGGATCCCGCAGGCGGACGTGGTGCGCAAGGCGGCGGCGGTGATCTGTCACGGCGGGCACAACACCGTCAGCGAGACCCTCGCGTCCGGGCTGCCGCTGGTGATCGCGCCGATCCGGGACGATCAGTCGATGCTGGCCCAGCAGGTCGAGGCGGCAGGCGCGGGACTGCGGCTGCGCTTCGACCGGGTGAAGGCGCCGGACATCCGGGCCACGGTCACCGAGGTGCTGACCGAGCCCGCCTACGTCGCGGCTGCCGCGCGGGTGCGGGCTTCGTTCGCGGCGGCCGGGGGAGTGGTGGCCGCGGTGGACCACCTGGAGTCCTTGCCGCGCTAG
- a CDS encoding ABC transporter permease: protein MTEARHRAPVTPMPSEQAPWPPSTFTTQVRVLAARSLKTAFGDRRLVFFGLLQPIVLLLLFSQVFNGVSTLPGVAAYQGYVNFLVPATLVNIAMTTAMSSGAGLLAEIYSGFTGRLRCMPISLSAVLVARTISDSARLGVQLLVTALASVVLLGFRPTGGVFGVTAALLLTLVVGWCLSWIFVAITTWLRKAETLQMASFVVMFPLMFSSSAYMPLETMPAWLRVVSALNPLTYAIDATRALALGRPSGWSIPVSLAIAAVAALAGGWIAARTFRSPRESAPR, encoded by the coding sequence ATGACCGAGGCACGGCACCGCGCTCCGGTCACCCCGATGCCGTCCGAGCAGGCGCCCTGGCCGCCGAGCACCTTCACCACCCAGGTCCGGGTGCTCGCCGCCCGGTCGCTGAAGACCGCGTTCGGCGACCGGCGGCTGGTCTTTTTCGGGCTGCTGCAACCGATCGTGCTGCTCCTGCTGTTCAGCCAGGTCTTCAACGGGGTCAGCACGCTGCCCGGTGTCGCGGCCTACCAGGGGTACGTGAACTTCCTCGTCCCGGCGACACTGGTGAACATCGCGATGACCACCGCGATGAGTTCGGGTGCCGGCCTGCTCGCGGAGATCTACAGTGGATTCACCGGACGGCTGCGGTGCATGCCCATCAGCCTTTCGGCCGTCCTGGTGGCCCGCACCATCTCCGACTCCGCCCGGCTCGGCGTGCAACTGCTGGTGACGGCGCTCGCCAGCGTGGTCCTGCTCGGTTTCCGGCCGACCGGCGGCGTTTTCGGTGTCACCGCGGCACTTCTGCTCACACTCGTCGTCGGGTGGTGCCTGAGCTGGATCTTCGTCGCCATCACGACTTGGCTGCGGAAGGCCGAAACCCTGCAGATGGCATCCTTCGTGGTCATGTTCCCGCTGATGTTCTCCTCCAGCGCGTACATGCCGCTCGAGACGATGCCTGCCTGGCTGCGGGTGGTTTCCGCGCTCAACCCGCTGACCTACGCGATCGACGCGACGAGGGCACTCGCGCTGGGGCGGCCGTCGGGGTGGTCGATCCCGGTGTCGCTCGCGATCGCGGCCGTGGCCGCCTTGGCGGGCGGGTGGATCGCTGCCCGGACCTTCCGGTCACCACGGGAATCGGCTCCGCGCTGA
- a CDS encoding DUF6801 domain-containing protein, producing the protein MKFPLKSKRSVQALAAGTVAAVAATLGVVGAGLSEAAPASLTLKYTCPFPLIGDQTLVVKIDTVLPDDAVAGKTSTPITFGVDVTVPADATSGLTLVGATTVEGSAKAAAVLKYPVDKTLNLGLPLAIPVTPVPESGEFHVKTSGKAPAVTFPSPGTASVTVGNFSTTMTPKNAQGQPTDLGTFTSDCVVQPGQNQQLGTFEIKPAGGGTTTPTAPTTPTTQPTPTTEPTPTTQPTPTTEPTPTTQPTPTTEPTPTTEPTPTTQPTPTTEPTPTTEPTPTTQPTPTTEPTPTTEPTPTPTTQPTPTTEPTPTTEPTPTTQPTPTTQPTPTTQPTPTTEPTPTTQPTPTTEPTPTTSPTTAPTTTTTQPPGDTQITYGVKGKTTIAGLNAKLPLGPGEFTAKLNAQSGKFTGQLSLPPSNVQFRFLGFFPASATVKINQVGDVTGTVNAGAVKADTKADVKLLTVRLFGFPILASSTCKTDRPADIPLVSAHGFNPLKGGKLTAEYKLPQFRGCGLLTPLISAMASGDGNSLEINLTKK; encoded by the coding sequence GTGAAGTTCCCACTGAAGTCGAAAAGATCCGTGCAAGCCTTGGCCGCCGGCACGGTGGCCGCCGTCGCGGCCACTCTGGGCGTCGTCGGCGCCGGCTTGAGCGAAGCGGCGCCCGCGTCGCTGACCCTGAAGTACACCTGCCCGTTCCCGCTGATCGGCGACCAGACGCTGGTCGTGAAGATCGACACCGTCCTGCCGGACGACGCCGTCGCCGGGAAGACGTCGACCCCGATCACGTTCGGCGTCGACGTCACCGTCCCGGCGGACGCGACCTCGGGACTGACGCTCGTCGGCGCCACCACCGTCGAAGGCAGCGCGAAGGCCGCCGCGGTGCTGAAGTATCCGGTCGACAAGACGCTGAACCTCGGTCTGCCGCTGGCCATCCCGGTCACGCCGGTGCCGGAGTCGGGCGAGTTCCACGTCAAGACGAGCGGCAAGGCGCCCGCGGTCACGTTCCCCAGCCCCGGCACCGCTTCGGTGACGGTCGGGAACTTCAGCACCACCATGACCCCGAAGAACGCGCAGGGTCAGCCGACCGACCTCGGCACGTTCACCTCGGACTGCGTCGTCCAGCCGGGCCAGAACCAGCAGCTGGGGACGTTCGAGATCAAACCCGCCGGTGGTGGCACGACGACACCGACCGCCCCGACGACGCCCACCACACAGCCGACGCCGACGACCGAGCCGACGCCGACCACGCAGCCGACGCCGACCACGGAACCGACGCCGACGACGCAGCCGACCCCGACGACGGAACCCACTCCCACCACGGAGCCGACGCCGACCACGCAGCCGACGCCCACCACAGAGCCCACACCGACGACCGAGCCGACCCCCACCACCCAGCCGACTCCCACGACGGAGCCGACGCCGACCACGGAGCCCACTCCGACTCCGACCACCCAGCCGACCCCGACGACGGAGCCGACACCGACCACCGAGCCCACTCCGACGACCCAGCCGACTCCCACGACCCAGCCGACTCCCACGACCCAGCCGACTCCCACGACCGAGCCGACTCCGACCACGCAGCCGACGCCCACCACGGAGCCGACGCCGACGACGAGCCCGACCACCGCGCCGACCACCACCACGACGCAGCCGCCGGGCGACACGCAGATCACCTACGGCGTCAAGGGCAAGACCACCATCGCCGGGCTGAACGCGAAGCTCCCGCTCGGCCCCGGTGAGTTCACCGCGAAGCTGAACGCGCAGTCGGGCAAGTTCACCGGTCAGCTGTCGCTGCCGCCGTCGAACGTGCAGTTCCGCTTCCTCGGGTTCTTCCCGGCCTCGGCGACGGTGAAGATCAACCAGGTCGGCGACGTGACGGGCACCGTCAACGCCGGCGCGGTGAAGGCCGACACGAAGGCCGACGTCAAGCTGCTCACCGTCCGGCTGTTCGGCTTCCCGATCCTGGCGAGCTCGACCTGCAAGACGGACCGGCCCGCGGACATCCCGCTGGTTTCGGCGCACGGCTTCAACCCGCTGAAGGGCGGCAAGCTGACCGCCGAGTACAAGCTGCCGCAATTCCGTGGCTGTGGCCTGCTGACGCCGTTGATCAGCGCGATGGCTTCGGGTGACGGGAACAGCCTGGAGATCAACCTCACCAAGAAGTAG
- a CDS encoding MCE family protein, giving the protein MKAPRIKPFRSRNPIVVGTITAVLMTVAGSAVFFSDDLPLIGGGTTYAAEFTEAAGLKRNDEVRVAGVKVGEVSDVLLDGGRVKVLFRVKDTWIGNRTTAAIKIKTLLGQKNLVIDPVGNAELDPDQPIPAERTSSPYDVTAVFNDLATTVGAIDTDQLAKAFGTLSETLGASTPQDVRTAFDGITALSKTLASRDEELVKLFQNTNKVSQTLGDRSQQIEALIRDGNTLLKELNARKDAIAKLFSGVKNLSVQLKGLVADNQKTLGPALDQLDRVATVLQRNQDKLSESLRLAGPFYRLLGNAVGNGRWIDTYICGLVSTGSTPGSCMPSRNGGR; this is encoded by the coding sequence GTGAAAGCGCCCAGGATCAAACCCTTCCGCAGTCGCAACCCGATCGTGGTCGGCACCATCACGGCCGTGCTGATGACCGTCGCCGGTTCGGCGGTGTTCTTCTCCGACGATCTCCCGCTGATCGGCGGCGGAACCACGTACGCGGCGGAGTTCACCGAAGCCGCCGGGCTGAAGCGCAACGACGAGGTCCGGGTCGCCGGGGTGAAGGTCGGCGAGGTCTCCGACGTCCTGCTGGACGGCGGCCGCGTCAAGGTCCTGTTCCGGGTCAAGGACACCTGGATCGGCAACCGCACCACCGCCGCGATCAAGATCAAAACCCTGCTGGGACAGAAGAACCTGGTCATCGACCCGGTCGGCAACGCCGAACTGGATCCGGACCAGCCGATCCCGGCGGAGCGCACGAGTTCCCCCTACGACGTCACCGCGGTGTTCAACGACCTCGCCACCACGGTGGGCGCGATCGACACCGATCAGCTGGCGAAGGCTTTCGGCACGTTGTCGGAAACGCTCGGTGCTTCCACGCCTCAGGACGTCCGGACCGCCTTCGACGGCATCACCGCGCTGTCCAAGACGCTCGCTTCGCGGGACGAGGAACTGGTGAAGCTGTTCCAGAACACCAACAAGGTGTCCCAGACGCTCGGCGACCGGTCTCAGCAGATCGAGGCGCTGATCCGTGACGGCAACACCCTGCTCAAGGAGCTGAACGCGCGCAAGGACGCCATCGCGAAGCTGTTCAGCGGCGTGAAGAACCTGTCGGTGCAGCTCAAGGGACTCGTCGCGGACAACCAGAAGACGCTCGGCCCGGCGCTCGACCAGCTCGACCGCGTCGCCACCGTGCTGCAGCGCAATCAGGACAAGCTCAGCGAGAGCCTGCGGCTGGCCGGGCCGTTCTACCGGTTGCTCGGCAACGCGGTCGGCAACGGCCGCTGGATCGACACCTACATCTGCGGGCTCGTCTCGACCGGCAGTACACCCGGCAGCTGCATGCCGTCGAGGAACGGGGGACGCTGA
- a CDS encoding nuclear transport factor 2 family protein: MTDDVACQVIKAERDRIRCLLDVDRDTYDRLHAPEYRLCNPTGTVWTKDEYLDLLTTGRVAYRELGLIGDVDTIVGTDVVVLRYRCVIELTVDGADIPKHEAWHTDVYTDTGGTWRCAWSQATGIMDLPPAAP, encoded by the coding sequence ATGACCGACGATGTGGCCTGCCAGGTGATCAAGGCCGAGCGGGACCGGATCCGCTGTCTCCTCGACGTGGATCGCGACACCTACGACCGCTTGCACGCCCCGGAGTACCGGTTGTGCAACCCGACCGGCACCGTGTGGACGAAGGACGAATACCTGGATCTCCTCACCACCGGGCGGGTCGCCTACCGGGAGCTGGGGCTGATCGGCGACGTGGACACCATCGTCGGCACCGACGTCGTCGTCCTCCGCTACCGGTGCGTCATCGAACTCACCGTCGACGGCGCGGACATCCCGAAGCACGAGGCCTGGCACACCGACGTCTACACCGATACCGGCGGCACGTGGCGTTGTGCCTGGTCGCAAGCCACCGGCATCATGGACCTTCCGCCTGCCGCGCCCTGA
- a CDS encoding alpha/beta fold hydrolase — MPTMTVNGLRTNVQLVPGGGTETVVFLHGMGTDSLASFYLTLAPPVAAAGVDVISYDLRGHGKTERPERGYTIADFVADLDDLLAQLDLDRPVHLVGNSFGGTLAYSYAVAKPERVRSIVCIESEPATELWADKMAQILEHTVRFLKVEESFEWIEANYSAHHRRLARMAAERIMATSMAEEVPLGPLLTLDQVAGIDCPVLSILGSHGYQADDLDALTSLLPRGELHVFEGQGHSVLVEQHREVRELLLSWISRHGRPRG, encoded by the coding sequence GTGCCGACGATGACCGTCAACGGGCTGCGCACGAACGTGCAGCTCGTGCCCGGCGGGGGCACGGAGACCGTGGTGTTCCTGCACGGCATGGGCACCGACAGCCTGGCGAGTTTCTACCTCACGCTGGCCCCGCCGGTCGCCGCCGCCGGGGTGGACGTGATCAGCTACGACCTGCGCGGGCACGGCAAGACCGAACGTCCCGAACGTGGTTACACGATCGCGGATTTCGTCGCCGACCTCGACGACCTGCTGGCCCAGCTCGACCTCGACCGGCCGGTCCACCTGGTGGGCAACAGTTTCGGCGGCACCCTCGCCTACAGCTACGCCGTGGCGAAACCGGAACGGGTGCGTAGCATCGTGTGCATCGAGTCGGAGCCCGCGACGGAACTGTGGGCGGACAAGATGGCGCAGATCCTCGAGCACACCGTGCGGTTCTTGAAGGTCGAGGAAAGCTTCGAGTGGATCGAGGCCAATTACAGCGCCCACCACCGGCGGCTCGCGCGAATGGCGGCCGAACGGATCATGGCCACGTCGATGGCCGAGGAGGTCCCGCTCGGGCCGTTGCTGACCCTGGACCAGGTGGCGGGGATCGACTGCCCCGTACTGTCCATTTTGGGCAGTCACGGCTATCAGGCCGACGACCTCGACGCGCTGACGTCCTTGTTGCCCCGAGGCGAGTTGCACGTGTTCGAAGGCCAGGGGCATTCGGTGCTCGTCGAGCAGCACCGCGAGGTACGGGAGCTGCTGCTGAGCTGGATCTCCCGGCACGGGAGGCCGCGCGGATGA
- a CDS encoding MlaE family ABC transporter permease, producing the protein MTSVPERAREAFKRPGNSLFELGDQLLFYVRALAAIPMAVTRYFREVVRLLAEVTFGSGALAVIGGTVGVMVGLCVFTGITVGLQGFSALNQINISAMTGFLTAYFNTREIAPLSAGLALSATVGAGFTAQLGAMRISEEIDALEVMAVRSMPYLVTTRIVAGFIAIIPLYVIGLLISYLGSRVTTVVFFGQSGGTYDHYFSLFLPPEDVLWSFGKVLVFSVGVILTHCFYGYRAAGGPAGVGVAVGRAVRTSIVLISVLDLFLSLAIWGATTTVKVSG; encoded by the coding sequence GTGACCAGCGTCCCCGAACGGGCCCGCGAGGCGTTCAAACGCCCCGGCAACAGTCTTTTCGAACTGGGCGACCAGTTGCTGTTCTACGTCCGCGCGCTCGCGGCGATCCCGATGGCCGTCACCCGCTACTTCCGCGAAGTGGTGCGCCTGCTCGCCGAGGTGACCTTCGGCAGCGGCGCGCTCGCGGTGATCGGCGGCACCGTCGGCGTGATGGTCGGCCTGTGCGTGTTCACCGGGATCACCGTGGGATTGCAGGGGTTCAGCGCGCTGAACCAGATCAACATCTCCGCGATGACAGGCTTCCTCACCGCGTACTTCAACACCCGCGAGATCGCGCCGCTTTCGGCGGGGCTCGCGTTGTCCGCGACGGTCGGCGCCGGATTCACCGCGCAGCTGGGCGCCATGCGGATCTCCGAGGAGATCGACGCGCTCGAAGTGATGGCGGTGCGCAGCATGCCGTACCTCGTCACCACGCGGATCGTGGCCGGGTTCATCGCGATCATCCCGCTCTACGTGATCGGCCTGCTGATCTCGTACCTCGGTTCGCGGGTGACCACGGTCGTCTTCTTCGGGCAGTCCGGCGGAACCTACGACCACTACTTCTCCCTGTTCTTGCCGCCGGAGGACGTGCTGTGGTCGTTCGGCAAGGTGCTCGTGTTCAGCGTCGGCGTCATCCTCACGCACTGCTTCTACGGCTATCGCGCCGCGGGCGGCCCGGCGGGTGTCGGGGTGGCGGTCGGCCGCGCCGTGCGGACGTCGATCGTGCTGATCAGCGTGCTCGACCTGTTCCTCAGCCTGGCCATCTGGGGCGCCACCACGACGGTGAAGGTCTCCGGATGA
- a CDS encoding MCE family protein has translation MSARARTQAAGVVFLVILVLLGWVAVAIFNKDFDRAELVTLKTDRVGNQLAPPAEVKVRGVPFGEVRAVRGSADGAEIDLAIDPAKIDQLPRNISARLLPKTVFGERYVNLVLPDRPAGGSLQDGDVIGQDRSANAIELERVLGDLLPLLRAVQPQKLNSSLGAISLALDNRGKSLGDSIVQLNDLLGQVNPLMPQFKADISGLADVADLYTGAAPDILKALSDLSTTAKTIVDTRADLDKLYTSVTTASGDLNKFLVQNKDNIIGVSVKSRPTLELLSRYSPEFPCLFDAVNRLKPVMEKALGKGTGEPGLHVTLSVHDPRDKYVPGRDDPRFDQKGGPRCFGGGQASAAVEFAADGDLGPANSKGERGLVAELLAPSLGMKPAEVPDWSSVLVGPALRGTEVTVR, from the coding sequence ATGAGCGCGCGGGCACGGACGCAGGCCGCCGGGGTGGTCTTCCTCGTCATCCTGGTGCTGCTCGGCTGGGTCGCGGTCGCCATCTTCAACAAGGACTTCGACCGCGCGGAACTGGTCACGCTCAAGACCGACCGGGTCGGCAACCAGCTGGCCCCGCCCGCTGAGGTCAAGGTCCGCGGTGTCCCGTTCGGCGAGGTCAGGGCGGTCCGGGGCAGCGCGGACGGCGCCGAGATCGACCTCGCCATCGATCCGGCGAAGATCGACCAGCTGCCGAGGAACATCTCGGCGCGGCTCTTGCCGAAGACGGTGTTCGGCGAGCGCTACGTCAATCTCGTGCTGCCGGACCGGCCTGCCGGTGGCTCGCTTCAGGACGGCGACGTCATCGGCCAGGACCGGTCGGCCAACGCGATCGAACTGGAACGCGTCCTCGGCGATCTGCTGCCCCTGCTGCGAGCCGTGCAGCCGCAGAAGCTCAACAGTTCGCTCGGCGCGATCTCACTCGCGCTGGACAATCGCGGGAAATCCCTGGGGGACAGCATTGTCCAGCTCAACGACCTGCTCGGCCAGGTGAACCCGCTGATGCCGCAGTTCAAGGCGGACATCAGCGGTCTCGCCGACGTGGCCGACCTCTACACCGGCGCCGCGCCGGACATCCTCAAGGCCCTCTCGGATCTCTCCACCACGGCGAAGACCATTGTGGACACCCGCGCCGACCTCGACAAGCTGTACACCAGCGTCACCACCGCGAGCGGCGATCTGAACAAGTTCCTGGTGCAGAACAAGGACAACATCATCGGTGTCAGCGTGAAGAGCAGGCCGACGCTCGAACTGCTTTCCCGTTATTCGCCCGAGTTCCCGTGCCTGTTCGACGCGGTGAACCGGCTCAAACCGGTGATGGAGAAGGCCTTGGGCAAGGGCACCGGCGAGCCGGGCCTGCACGTGACGCTGTCCGTCCACGATCCGCGCGACAAGTACGTGCCGGGCCGGGACGACCCGCGGTTCGACCAGAAGGGCGGCCCGCGGTGCTTCGGCGGGGGTCAGGCTTCGGCGGCGGTGGAGTTCGCCGCCGATGGGGACCTCGGCCCGGCCAATTCGAAGGGGGAGCGAGGGCTGGTCGCCGAGCTGCTGGCGCCGTCGCTCGGGATGAAACCGGCCGAGGTCCCGGACTGGAGCAGTGTGCTCGTGGGCCCGGCCCTGCGCGGAACGGAGGTGACCGTCCGATGA
- a CDS encoding ATP-binding cassette domain-containing protein translates to MEQAAIEVTGLAKHYGEVTALADVSLRVGRGTVLAVLGHNGAGKTTLIDILSTRVKPSGGSAKVCGFDVVRAGQHVRRRIGVTGQFAAVDDALSGRGNLELVARLLGANRHQARTRAAELLAMFGLDDASDRPASTYSGGMRRRLDLAAGLVGSPAVLFLDEPTTGLDPVSRAGLWDGVERLAARGTTVVLTTQYLEEADRLADHVIVLGLGHVTVSGRPSELKARLGERTATLTFGTGLAARRALAALHRLGMSCTPSASGLVIGVALSGPADITVLVRALDAAGAPMKDLTVAEPTLDDVYLSLHRNPAVRS, encoded by the coding sequence ATGGAGCAGGCTGCCATCGAGGTGACCGGCCTCGCCAAGCACTACGGTGAAGTGACGGCTCTCGCCGACGTCAGCCTTCGTGTCGGCCGCGGCACCGTGCTCGCGGTGCTCGGCCACAACGGCGCGGGAAAGACGACACTGATCGACATCCTCAGCACCCGCGTCAAACCGAGCGGCGGCAGCGCCAAGGTCTGCGGTTTCGACGTCGTCCGCGCCGGGCAGCACGTCCGGCGGAGGATCGGGGTCACCGGCCAGTTCGCGGCGGTCGACGACGCGCTCTCCGGCCGAGGCAACCTCGAACTCGTCGCCCGGCTGCTGGGCGCGAACCGGCACCAAGCACGGACACGCGCGGCCGAACTGCTCGCCATGTTCGGCCTCGACGACGCCTCGGACAGGCCCGCGAGCACGTACTCCGGCGGGATGCGGCGGCGGCTCGATCTCGCCGCCGGGCTCGTCGGCTCGCCCGCCGTCCTCTTCCTCGACGAACCGACCACCGGCCTCGACCCGGTCAGCCGCGCCGGCCTCTGGGACGGCGTCGAACGGCTCGCCGCACGCGGCACCACCGTCGTGCTCACCACGCAGTACCTCGAGGAGGCGGACAGACTGGCGGATCACGTCATCGTGCTGGGACTGGGGCACGTCACGGTTTCCGGGCGGCCGTCGGAACTGAAGGCCCGGCTCGGGGAACGCACCGCGACCCTGACCTTCGGCACCGGCCTCGCCGCCCGCCGGGCGCTGGCGGCGCTGCACAGACTCGGCATGAGCTGCACGCCGTCGGCCTCCGGCCTGGTGATCGGCGTCGCGCTGTCCGGGCCAGCCGACATCACCGTGCTGGTCCGCGCCCTCGACGCGGCGGGCGCGCCGATGAAGGACCTGACCGTCGCCGAGCCGACGCTCGACGACGTCTACCTTTCCCTGCACCGGAATCCGGCGGTCCGGTCATGA